The following nucleotide sequence is from Mytilus trossulus isolate FHL-02 chromosome 9, PNRI_Mtr1.1.1.hap1, whole genome shotgun sequence.
aactttttaaacttgtggtAGAAAAACCTTAGAATGCTGAAGTTAGATGAAGATACTGCAGTTGTGACATatactacaaaaaaaatactaggCTTGTAATCCGATACGTTAGACTCGTGTACATAGAAAAGGCTCATCAGTGGCACTTGAATCTTAACgatttaaagaataaatatttttcaaagatgaagagtattaaaatatatgaaaattccGAAGTTTTATTCTTCAAATAAAACTTTCAGTTAAttacttaaaatcaaaataaatgctAACATTCTGGTAATTTAGAATAAAAGTTGCTACAtgtgaatatcaattttataacgATCTTCTATGGtgtttgtttctcttttttctttCCTCCTTTTTGATGTTGTTGTACAATCaagtttatatacatatttcacTACATTTTCATAAGGagatgttttatatttgacaaaGAAATCTACGAAAGATCAAAGGATATAGATGTAAGAAACAGACTATATATAGTCATCGTACATAACCCAAATCATATGGTAAGAAAAAGAATCGCCCATCATGAAAAATGGAATATGTATGCtaaaacaagataaaaataaCTACGACCGACAGCAATCAACGGCAACCACTATAAACTTCCGACAAATTGATTACTATAGAAGtgtcttatttatttgttcttCTATTCTTGTAGTTATTACGATTCTATATATAAGCTTTATTCATATGCTATGATTTagacagaaattattttttcttctgcCGTCTGAGATGTTTTTCTGTCTTACAACATATCAAATGGATGTTTGGCCAATGATGTTGTACAGTAATGGGGGtttcaaaactcaccctgtgtgaccgaacacctttttttttataggagtTACCTCCGCGCGTCCCCctttcttgttatcgctatatCTCTAAAACCGTAAAAGGTTTTAACCAAATGTTTCCACCAAATTGTTCGTCAACTCTTAAGAATAATTTGGTGACTTTTAACTGGAGTGATCGGAAGACAtcttatgggagttattttcctttgaaaatttaagatagGCGATATGTTGCATAAATGCATACGTTATAAGTCGTAGAGGCCTACagtcttttgatttgatgtCCTTGATCCATTTGGAGGATATCAATGTCAAAGGTGAAGGTcatgttctaaattttgaattttgcttgttatcgttattcaaaagaaactgtgaCATTTAATGATATGAAGTGTTTTCCAAATAACTGTTTACTATGAGGCGCAACTTCAACTTACTTACAAAATGTACGCAAATTGTTATCACAGATATTGTGAACCacgtttttttttccttaaaccAACAAAtgcacttaattttttttttttaaatttacaggCCACAAAGATGAAAATATTATCAATAGAGTAGTAACTCATATGTGTTTGTGTTTACAGTAAAACTACGAACCAATCGTTTTCGATTTAATGTCAGGCCTAACCTCTCATATATGACATAATTAccatgtttattaaaattatactgAACATGACGAAAGCGAAATAGTATAATCTTCATAGTCTGAAAGACATTGaacttttttacaaaaatatcttttttaagagATTCCATAAGTGATTGATATAATAACAACACTGATATATTTCCTATCATATCAAAAagtaatataatatatacattagaCTGctgtttaaatgatattttgtatgtAAATTTCAGACCATAAGTTATGTAACTGTAATAAAAGTAAAGTTGCAACATCCGCGGGCAACGTTGGTTTAGACAttctaattgtttttgttattacgGACTTTTGGTTTTTATACATACCATCAAACCTTTATTATTTGTGGAATCGAAGTTTGGTCATCAGGGTACCTGTTGCTGACTCGTACAGAAACGCCGGTTGAATTTATAGAAATCATACCATTcggaacacattttttttaagcataCACTATAGAGATAAGAAGTTGTATGATACCCATTGAGGCAAACGGTAAggtaaaaataagttgaaaaaggaTTAACTCATCAGATCTATACAAACCATTGACACAGACCCGACGTGACCAggaattcaaaaatataaaaccctGTCAAGACCCTATCAAATTCAAATCTCTTTATATATTTAGAGACACAAATACACCATAATTTAAGCTACATGTGTAACTAATGATTTCCGTTGATGAGGTTCCTATTCAGAACATACACATGACACACGTTAGCCTAGATTTGTTTGAACTgtcattatataaaataaaatttgcaaaCGGATCAGCATTCTCGTGAACACTACAAGCAAGACAAACAAAGTTATGTCAAAAAATGTTTGGATTCCGACTATGTTCATTTCTttcgttttatttattttaacttcGGTTCTGGTCTATGGaaattattttagaattgaaagattgtttgtaattttattgaggtaaataaaatcatcaaaaacaCCAGGCTTTTAATTTGCTTCGTCAGTCGTGCTTTTCGTCTACAGAACACTCATCATTGGCTCTCGAATAAAAACAGTTGtaaagcaaaatcaaatgcaAAATTGGAGAGCATTCATAACAACAAAATCtgaaaagttttgcaaaatacggCGATGGCAAAAACCCATAATTGCCCAAATTTTAACTTGGGGTAGAATATCCATAGAAACTTCAATATTTTCAACACTTTATAAACAGTTTTTACTAATCATACAATTTCCATTTACCAGAACAGTTTACTAAAGTGTTGACTATTGTGTCATTAACAGTGGCATGAAATAAGTGGTTGTAAATCAAAAATACAAGGGCTTATAATTTGGTACGTCAAACTCGCGTTGATagataaaactcatcagtgacactcgaatctaCACTATTTAAAGGCTACATCAAATACACATGTGAAGAaaattaatatctgaaaattccGGAAGGTTTTGCAAAACACGAATCGAGTTCATAACAAGTTTTCAACTAGGATGATAGAACATATTTACATCAGACAAGAATATACAACATATAGAAAAACATCGGTTGCATATAATATTCTGAAATCATTAAATGAGGTATTTCTGAGCTTTAAACGAGTAGTCGGCTTGTTCTTTAATCATCAACAactagtgtatatatatatatgtatgtctctgcaagaaataaataaattcattcaaTAATTGCATTTTGAACCTGGACGATTTTTCAAGAAATTCTACCACTCGTGGCAAACAAATCGTACAACTATAACATTTACCAACAAACATTTTATCTCTCACCATCATTAACTGACATCATTTCTTACTATCTTTGACCGAGTAAGTCATAATTGCAataatataagattattttatatatatatatatttctttgactGTTAAAGTACAAATGCCTGTGTCATTTCACGAACATACACAAGAACAATTATACATTAAATTGTGAGGCTTTATCACACGTTCTGTGAATTTCATTCTGAAATATAATGGTAGTCACTTGTGAAGCAGGAACTAAATATCCTTTCGTAGCACATGAGTTCAGCGTCGGATGgagttgtttatttatattttgtttattttttactttaatttgtgTGAACTCTTGTAATTCTTTGCGTTAATTTTCCGTTTATGGAAAgatattattacattggttttTAACATTACAGCGACGACCAAACTCCATCTAAGACTGATATACAAACAGTTAGTGAATCCTAGggactttttaaattattcaaatccTGTTTGTTTTTAACAAGTCAAACTATTTAACAGGTAAGTTTAAGGTGAAGAAAATAGCGTCAAAAGTTCAGCGGTCGTTTTCATCATGTTTGTATTAttatcataataaataataatcctCCTACATTTGTTATGGCTTTTCCATGACCTCAtctaaatctacaaaatatttagGGGActgtcaaatttgaaaaatgtctCGTTAATTGTTTAATGTTGATTAAGATAGATACGTGACTATTTTAAGACCGTTTATTCCAATAACGTGTATTTTACCTGTAATGTGAAaacaagattttaaaaaatacatgtatgtcatcaATATAGAGCATTGAAGCATGGTTATTGTGTTTGGTCCACCTGACGTAACAATAGCCACGGAATTACGTCAAGGTGTGCTAAAATGACTGGACTTGTACAGGAACAAGGAAAAAGAAAACTGCAAGCTAATTGAATAGTTTCTGATATAAATTTCTCGCCCAAAATTAAACGAAATCATAATCTACTTGAAAGTTAAACTTGAAACATTACTTTTTTCATAGTAgagattaatttatttttttacaaaatgttaaaattaccatatttgaaagtattgttttgttcttttatatttttatatggtaAAGTATCTTCAAATACAATACCACTAAAAGGTAAGATTacatatagttataaatataaaaatttgttgaatttgtatCTTTTGAAACTAATAAGCAAGTTACAGCTTTATTATAACAATGGTTATATTCTAAAACTGAAAAGTTATTCTCTTgcaacatatttcaaaaatttatacataatttctGGTTGTTTCGGgggtgtttggttttttttgaaAGTGGGTTGTAGGGTTGTTTCGTTAACGTATACATACAGCTCCTATTATCCGTATGATGAGAATGAGAATATAATGTAATTGCATGGTTAATGTGCAAAAATCAGATAGTTGTTTTGCGTTCAATGTAGAAGCAAAAATCAATCGTTTTGACAGTTTGGAAAGAAAAGTCTCGACCATTCTATTCTAGGTTCTGACTTTTCGaacaacaattttcaaaagatAATTAATACTACTTCTGACTTTGAATGCAAGTTTTAGTTTAAATGTGACCACTTGAGAATGGTGCGTTGCTATATTGGTACGACTTTCACTCCTTAAGCAAATATGTCTATACTGGGTATGCATTTATTCATATAACTGATGGCGTCCATTTTTTTCCAGGGTGTCAAGGTAAAATGGATATGATATTTGTGGTAGATGGATCTGACCACAATACTCCATCAGACTTTAACATTCTCAAAGACGCCCTTATTGAGTTAGTAGAACGACTTCATATCGGCCAAGCCGGAGCACGAATGGGACTTATTGTTTTCAGTCAGACTGTAACAAAAGAAATCACAGTCACCGGAAACCAAGCATTACTTAAAAAGGAGATAACTAACCTTAAACAGAGCGGCACAGGCGTTAACATAGCTACAGGACTTCAAACTATGATCAAAATGTTCACAGATACTTACAAAAGTGTAGGTGTACCTAAAATAGGGACTGTCATTGCGACCGAACGTTCTACTGATCCAGGACAAACGATAGGAGTTGCATTTGAAGCTAAAAATGAAGGAATCCGTATGAATTCTATTGGAGTGTCTACTTTCGCAGATAAGACGGAACTATCTGGAATAGCTAATGCAGATGACAAAGTACTGATGGTCAATACATACCAGGACCTAGCAGATGCTGTTGGCAATGTAGTCTCAATGGTGTGTCCAGGTGAGTCTATATTTAATTCAAGtctttttagatatataaaagtttttggtcatatattttatcagttTATTAGTTGAATCAGAAAGAGCTAAATAAAccataaatatagataatacACAAGAAAATATGGTATATCAGTgcatatataatatgaaaatatgtgAATACTGTTTATCATAAGAACAGCACTTGTATAGCTATTTGATCTATTGTTTAACTATAGTTTAAGCCATTGCTACTTTATTTTCGTTTGACAAGTATAAAACTTACTCTTTTCCTATCGTTGGTGGACTTTTTCGACTAAATGCTTTAAGTGTTATCAACGATTGCTATTTTTACTTTAAGTAATCatgcttatatattttattggacGTCAATAAATGCATTCGAAAGGACCATTTCAAGTTGACAGATCTCTTCGGTTAAAACAGATCTTGACGTCTGTAAACAATGTTCGCCAATCGTAATGAGattcttttactttttcaaaatgtttaactACAAAACCACTGTATTGCACTATTTAACTTGTATATTGCTATGCTAGTTCCGTTTTAGTGGTGTGGCATGCTCGTTGTATTTGAGCTGTATGGcatgatgattttgtttttcgtGTATGACCTCATGGTTTAGTTGTACCTGTATGAACTATtggttttgttttacatgcatgCAAAATCGAGTATGTTTAACCTGTATACCAGTATggtttatttacttatatggttagattgtttagttttatatgGTTGAACATGATGGAATTGTTTTACCTGTTTATCATGACGTTTGCTTTCCTTGTATGTCAGGATGGATTAATTAATGGGATATTGATAAATCTGTATGCCATGGTGCTTTTGTTCTACCTGTAAGCTTTTGTGGTTGTGTTGTAGCTGTTTGCAAtgctatttattttttgcttGTTTCTACCTTTAATTGTTTAGCTATACGTCATGACTGTTTTGATAAGTCTATATTGTATTATGGTCTTTTTTCCTGTATACCATGTTCTCTTATCTTAAATTCCTGCTGtattaaaatctgtaaaataaagaaagaaagagATTTCTAGCGGAGAAGAAATTGTTTCTTGATTTAccaacatttatataaaacattaaaataatatgtattttttttagcgCAAAATTTAACTACATGGATCCCACTGACTACGACTACATCAACGACTACAACACAGTCACCTCAAACAACCACACCTTCACGTACCAAACGGTCGCCTATATCTGGTGAGTACAGCTTCTATTATATAATACCACTGACTCGTCCAACTCCTCGAATTCGTAATGGTATCCCATATGTTGAGTAAAGACACACAAAAGAAGCCGAAAATGCAACGTAAAGGAAAATTTTACGAAATTACATTAAAAGTTCAGTGatttattgttgtaaattatAGGTAACGGCAGTTTTACAGGATATATCGGATTTCGTATACACATACGTTAAGCTATAGGTccaaaattcaaatgttctAACTATAAATTGGCATAAAATTAATTCAATCTCATAATCATCAACAACTATTATGATACAAAGTActtattattaaataatgtATATAGATTAATTCAACTTCTGTGTTGTCTTATGTTATAGGTCCTTGTGAGCATTGTGAATTAAGGAATGGAGTCGGCTACAATCCACATCCAGAAGACTGTGATAAGTTTATCCAATGTTACTTTGGTGAAAACAATGAGATAGTTGGCGCTTACAGACAGTGTCCATGGGGGCAATATTGGGACCAAGAGGTTCTCACCTGTAGACCTGCTGAAAATGTTGTCTGTCATAAAGGTATGTAAGATATACTTGCAATGCTAATTTTCGTACTATTTTCTATGCAAATGGCACAGTTGAGAAGCGTGCTCATTCATTTAGTCATgcatgatttaaaataaatattttgaacgtTTTGCTTCAACTCAATTCACAAGGACAATATTGATAATCCCATACTTCTCAATGTAATTTGAGggatatttagtttaaaatgaGGGTGTTATATACCAGAATGAAAggttaaatcattttaattagtcaatttaattgtatttttatttatttacagagAAATGCAGACTGCCTGGTCTGTTGTCTTATCCTTACGGTAATATCAAAAACAACCGTGCTTATTGGAAATGTAATCTTGGAAAGTCTGTTTCTCTGTGTTGTCCAGAGGGATACTTGTACAGACCATATCAAGGATGTGTAGAGTTCAATGGTAAAACTGAAACCTGTCCTCCAATAGTTTATCACGAGGGAGCCTGTGATATGAGACCAGTGTTTGGAAATGCAACTTACTACGAAAGAATAGTTCACGGATCATGGATAAGAATGCCATGTGCACCAGGGACTCATTATGATCCAACCGAATGTGCATGTAGTTTATTTTATCCAACATATATTAGCAATGGTATGCATTTTattcatatgtaaaaaaaaaatcagtaactACTTATTAAGAAGTATCATAATATTGATATGCTACACATTCCAGTAGCAAGACATATGTATCTAGTTCTCACCAGTTTGATAATCGAAATTCTTAAAAGGTTAAGCTGTCTGATAAACCTCGATTATATCGTGCTTTTCTATATCTGCACATTCATGTGTTCAATATGGGTCCAACTATTTACTTTTCAAAACGGCGATGATATAATATACaagataaatatacatttatcacAACTTTATTCTGATAAGTTTTCAAACCTAAATTGTCTAGTTTTCTTACTTTCTGTTCTATTCGTTTATTGTATAACGTTGAATATACATGAGTTTGTTGAACTTTTTGTTCTTGTTGCGTCGTATCCCCTTGAACTTCATCCTTTGTTTTCTGTTGGAATAATAAGGATTTTTATCACAAAAGCACACTGATTGTGaccttatttttgtataatttcttAGTATTGTGGGCGTACTTTTGTTATGATTTTTGATGTTTATGATCATTTTATCGCGTCTTAATTTGCATTGAAGAAAACAATTAGAAGAATGccataaattatatttttttacaccaATTGtcgaaaatattttattaaaagccGAATTGATCTAGTGATTGACATTTATCGATTTGTTTAACATGGTACACACCGCCacattgaatttttcattcttatAACTTTGAAATATTCCGTATATAGCAATCTATTTTAATCATAGactaataattataataaaacttttatttaaggGCATATTTATTATacgtttttaatatttcataaacaaataacCTTCAACTTTTAAACGTTTAATTATGATTATTTAAATTCGTATGACTAAATACTTTTAGAAACACCTCGAGATATCAGCGATGGATTGTGTCAAACTTTGTCAATTAACcgaaaatatgattttaagaaTGTAACCCCAGACTGTTCTTTTATTATTAACTTTAGAGCATacgaaagaaaataaatactaCTCTCAAATAAATAGCTGAACACCTTCttaataatatatgtatactaaTAAACAGTTTGATTTCATTGACAGAATGTAAACCTGAGTTGTTCATATCGTTTGATGGTACAGAAATCAAAGATGATTCCggtaaaaacaattatattgaaaaccaTAACGTTTCAATAAAGAAGATCAACGGAAGTAGTTATGGTTACTTTGATGGCAATTCCAAAATTGTTATTCCAAGATTTGCCAATTTTGAGTCAAGAGACTTTGTTATAAAGATGAACTATTCACACACTCCAAACGACAGGTTAGAATCCCTGATCAGTAATGGGGATGACTGTTGCGACAATGTTCCGTCCATGGCTTTGGTCAAAAGTAGACGTAATGTCCATTACATGATAAAGACTGTTGATGAAAAGACGAGAGAAGATTCAGTGGCCACCTTCCATCTTCCATCAATCGTAAGTAATCGATATTTATCGTTTTGTTTTATGTACTAATATCCTTAAAAATTGACATGGAATAGAAAAGTGCAACATTTTCTTGAACAAAATGAAAGAACAGAATTATGTATCTTTATGAGAACAGACTTCGTGTCGTAAACCATTATACAACACCTTTTAAGCATGCTCGCGTTTTAAggtgaaaatgtttaaatgaatattgtaaaagaaattctTTAAAAGATGTCAACTGAGATTTATTCGATGTAAAAGTCCTTCGAA
It contains:
- the LOC134683629 gene encoding protein PIF-like yields the protein MLKLPYLKVLFCSFIFLYGKVSSNTIPLKGCQGKMDMIFVVDGSDHNTPSDFNILKDALIELVERLHIGQAGARMGLIVFSQTVTKEITVTGNQALLKKEITNLKQSGTGVNIATGLQTMIKMFTDTYKSVGVPKIGTVIATERSTDPGQTIGVAFEAKNEGIRMNSIGVSTFADKTELSGIANADDKVLMVNTYQDLADAVGNVVSMVCPAQNLTTWIPLTTTTSTTTTQSPQTTTPSRTKRSPISGPCEHCELRNGVGYNPHPEDCDKFIQCYFGENNEIVGAYRQCPWGQYWDQEVLTCRPAENVVCHKEKCRLPGLLSYPYGNIKNNRAYWKCNLGKSVSLCCPEGYLYRPYQGCVEFNGKTETCPPIVYHEGACDMRPVFGNATYYERIVHGSWIRMPCAPGTHYDPTECACSLFYPTYISNECKPELFISFDGTEIKDDSGKNNYIENHNVSIKKINGSSYGYFDGNSKIVIPRFANFESRDFVIKMNYSHTPNDRLESLISNGDDCCDNVPSMALVKSRRNVHYMIKTVDEKTREDSVATFHLPSIADPNNNWNEVYYIHDSLRLEGRSNGIRHEDYAVGKIKKTKAGLQIGAGRLFQNFTGMIDYVAVYLCRPSHL